From a single Ischnura elegans chromosome 7, ioIscEleg1.1, whole genome shotgun sequence genomic region:
- the LOC124163086 gene encoding elongation of very long chain fatty acids protein 4-like isoform X1, translating to MNPYLTDIFSKGISMSASVINSTQETVYGLYNYYLWTLSLADVRTKGWLLVDSPLPTLLYTAVYLFIVWIGPKLMKKRKPFKLTFALVPYNLSMAALNLYICIELLIASTRLRYSYVCQPITQIMHPDEIRITHAVWWYYFSKLLEFCDTFFFILRKKENQLTFLHVYHHSTMFSLWWIGIKWVPSGSTFLPAMVNSFIHVLMYTYYGLSTFGPNVSKYLWWKKYLTILQLVQFTTALILGVNGIKNGCDFPLWMQYALVIYMVSFIVLFGNFYAKAYVEKGKQVLYGSPSKKVKSRAVHMNGYKKEN from the exons ATGAATCCGTATCTCACAGATATATTCAGTAAAGGAATCAGTATGTCTGCAAGTGTCATCAACTCCACACAGGAAACTGTATATGGCCTGTACAACTATTATCTATGGACGCTGTCTTTGgcag ATGTGAGAACAAAAGGATGGCTACTAGTGGATTCCCCACTGCCCACGCTACTTTACACTGCAGTGTACTTGTTCATTGTTTGGATTGGCCCCAAGCTCATGAAAAAGAGGAAACCtttcaaattaacatttgcaCTTGTTCCTTATAATTTATCAATGGCAGCACTAAACTTATACATCTGCATAGAG ctACTCATTGCCTCAACAAGACTACGATACAGCTATGTATGCCAGCCGATAACACAAATCATGCATCCTGATGAGATACGG ATAACACATGCTGTTTGGTGGTACTATTTCTCAAAACTGCTTGAATTCTgtgatacatttttctttattttacgaaaaaaagaaaaccagtTAACTTTTCTCCATGTTTATCATCACTCCACGATGTTTTCTTTGTGGTGGATAGGAATCAAATGGGTGCCAAGTGGatcaa CCTTTTTACCTGCTATGGTAAACAGCTTCATCCATGTTTTGATGTACACTTACTATGGCCTTTCAACATTTGGACCAAATGTATCCAAATATTTGTGGTGGAAGAAGTATTTGACCATTTTGCAGCTG GTCCAGTTTACCACTGCCTTAATTCTTGGTGTTAATGGCATTAAAAATGGATGTGACTTCCCATTATGGATGCAATATGCTCTAGTCATATACATGGTATCATTCATCGTCTTGTTCGGAAACTTCTATGCCAAAGCATATGTTGAAAAA GGAAAGCAAGTTCTTTATGGAAGTCCATCTAAGAAGGTGAAATCTAGGGCCGTGCACATGAATggttataaaaaagaaaactga
- the LOC124163086 gene encoding elongation of very long chain fatty acids protein 4-like isoform X2, which produces MSASVINSTQETVYGLYNYYLWTLSLADVRTKGWLLVDSPLPTLLYTAVYLFIVWIGPKLMKKRKPFKLTFALVPYNLSMAALNLYICIELLIASTRLRYSYVCQPITQIMHPDEIRITHAVWWYYFSKLLEFCDTFFFILRKKENQLTFLHVYHHSTMFSLWWIGIKWVPSGSTFLPAMVNSFIHVLMYTYYGLSTFGPNVSKYLWWKKYLTILQLVQFTTALILGVNGIKNGCDFPLWMQYALVIYMVSFIVLFGNFYAKAYVEKGKQVLYGSPSKKVKSRAVHMNGYKKEN; this is translated from the exons ATGTCTGCAAGTGTCATCAACTCCACACAGGAAACTGTATATGGCCTGTACAACTATTATCTATGGACGCTGTCTTTGgcag ATGTGAGAACAAAAGGATGGCTACTAGTGGATTCCCCACTGCCCACGCTACTTTACACTGCAGTGTACTTGTTCATTGTTTGGATTGGCCCCAAGCTCATGAAAAAGAGGAAACCtttcaaattaacatttgcaCTTGTTCCTTATAATTTATCAATGGCAGCACTAAACTTATACATCTGCATAGAG ctACTCATTGCCTCAACAAGACTACGATACAGCTATGTATGCCAGCCGATAACACAAATCATGCATCCTGATGAGATACGG ATAACACATGCTGTTTGGTGGTACTATTTCTCAAAACTGCTTGAATTCTgtgatacatttttctttattttacgaaaaaaagaaaaccagtTAACTTTTCTCCATGTTTATCATCACTCCACGATGTTTTCTTTGTGGTGGATAGGAATCAAATGGGTGCCAAGTGGatcaa CCTTTTTACCTGCTATGGTAAACAGCTTCATCCATGTTTTGATGTACACTTACTATGGCCTTTCAACATTTGGACCAAATGTATCCAAATATTTGTGGTGGAAGAAGTATTTGACCATTTTGCAGCTG GTCCAGTTTACCACTGCCTTAATTCTTGGTGTTAATGGCATTAAAAATGGATGTGACTTCCCATTATGGATGCAATATGCTCTAGTCATATACATGGTATCATTCATCGTCTTGTTCGGAAACTTCTATGCCAAAGCATATGTTGAAAAA GGAAAGCAAGTTCTTTATGGAAGTCCATCTAAGAAGGTGAAATCTAGGGCCGTGCACATGAATggttataaaaaagaaaactga